In the genome of Raphanus sativus cultivar WK10039 chromosome 4, ASM80110v3, whole genome shotgun sequence, one region contains:
- the LOC108852226 gene encoding 1-aminocyclopropane-1-carboxylate synthase 4: MDLLSRKATCNSHGQDSSYFLGWEEYEKNPYDVVKNPHGIIQMGLAENQLCFDILESWLIQNPDAASFKRDGQSIFRELALFQDYHGLSYFKNALADFMSENRQNRVSFDSNNLVLTAGATSANETLMFCLANPGDAFLLPTPYYPGFDRDLKWRTGVEIVPIQCSSSNGFRITELALEEAYEQAKKLNLNVKGILITNPSNPLGTTTTQTELNILFEFISKNKNIHLVSDEIYSGTAFSSSEFISVMEILKNNHLENTDVFNRVHIVYSLSKDLGLPGFRVGAIYSNDKDVISAATKMSSFGLVSSQTQYLLSSLLSDKKFTKKYLRENQSRLKNRQRMLVTGLEAIGIGCLKSNAGLFCWVDMRHLLSSKTFEAEMELWKKIVYEVKLNISPGSSCHCEEPGWFRVCFANMSEETLKLALKRLKNFVDNGILTRSCQVGQSLKSSRKKTTMTTVSNWVFRLSFHDRDAEER; encoded by the exons atggaTCTGTTGTCAAGAAAAGCTACATGCAACAGCCATGGCCAAGACTCTTCGTATTTCCTTGGATGGGAAGAGTATGAGAAGAACCCTTACGATGTCGTCAAGAACCCTCACGGCATTATCCAGATGGGTCTTGCGGAAAATCAG CTATGCTTCGATATTTTAGAGTCATGGCTTATACAAAACCCGGACGCGGCCAGTTTCAAGAGAGACGGACAGTCTATTTTCCGGGAACTCGCTCTCTTTCAAGACTATCATGGCCTCTCATACTTCAAAAAT GCGTTGGCTGATTTCATGTCCGAAAATAGACAGAACCGAGTTTCTTTCGATTCGAACAACCTTGTCCTCACGGCTGGAGCCACTTCCGCAAACGAAACTTTAATGTTTTGTCTTGCAAATCCTGGAGACGCTTTCTTGCTTCCCACGCCGTACTATCCGGG GTTTGATAGGGATCTAAAATGGCGTACCGGGGTTGAGATTGTACCGATCCAATGCTCGAGTAGTAACGGGTTTCGCATAACAGAACTTGCACTCGAAGAAGCCTACGAGCAAGCCAAGAAGCTTAACCTAAACGTCAAAGGAATTCTCATAACCAACCCATCTAATCCTTTGGGCACGACAACGACCCAAACCGAACTTAACATTCTATTTGAATTCATCTCTAAGAATAAGAATATACACCTAGTAAGCGACGAGATCTATTCAGGAACAGCCTTCAGCTCTTCAGAATTCATCAGTGTCATGGAAATTCTGAAGAACAACCATCTAGAAAACACTGATGTTTTTAACCGTGTCCACATTGTTTATAGCTTATCTAAAGATCTGGGCCTTCCTGGTTTTCGAGTTGGAGCTATTTACTCCAACGACAAAGATGTCATCTCTGCCGCTACAAAAATGTCTAGTTTCGGCCTTGTCTCCTCCCAAACACAATATCTATTATCCTCATTACTATCCGATaagaagtttaccaaaaaatatcTTAGAGAGAACCAAAGCCGGCTCAAGAATAGACAAAGAATGCTCGTGACTGGTCTAGAGGCCATAGGGATCGGATGTCTCAAGAGCAATGCGGGGCTCTTCTGTTGGGTCGACATGAGACATCTCCTTAGCTCCAAAACGTTCGAAGCCGAGATGGAACTTTGGAAGAAGATTGTTTACGAAGTGAAGCTCAACATCTCTCCCGGCTCGTCGTGCCATTGTGAAGAACCTGGctggtttagggtttgtttcgCGAACATGAGTGAGGAGACATTGAAGCTTGCTTTGAAGAGATTAAAGAACTTCGTTGATAATGGAATCTTAACTAGAAGTTGCCAAGTTGGTCAAAGCTTAAAGAGTTCGAGGAAGAAGACGACCATGACTACAGTTTCTAACTGGGTTTTCCGACTGTCTTTCCACGACCGTGACGCGGAGGAACGATAG